CTCCTGATGCCTCTTGCTGAACCATCTTAAAATGAATCTGGTGGGCAACATGCAAATCTTTTTCTGCCTCCACTAAAAGATTGTCTGCCTCTTCGATCCTACCTTCACGATACTCGCGAAGGGCTTGAATCACTTTACTTCTCGCATTGCCGCTATGAAGGATCAGCATAAAATTAATTTGTTCACTCGTTAATTCGTCTATATTTACATTTTCCATTACAAATCCTCCATTACATTAAAGATAAAGCTTGTTCATAAGCTTTTTTACCATCAGCCAAACCGTAAGCCATCATATCAATAACATCCACTTTAATGCCATATTGGTTCGCTTCTTTTTGGAATTCACCTTTTAAGAAACTCATTTGTGGCCCTATTAAGACAACATCAGCATTCGCCATTTCCTTTCTCGCTTGGTCCTGTCCAACCGCCCAGATTTTTGCTTCCTCACCAATTGAAGCTGCATACTGTTCCATTTTTGTTACTAAAAGGCTAGTTGACATTCCTGAGCTACATGCTAAAAGAATTCTTTTCATTATTATCAAACTCCTTAAAATTATTTTTAATTTTAACGTTCTCAAAAACGTTTACATTAACCGCTTACTTTTTTAATTATAATCATTTAGAAATAAATGTCTAGACATTTTATTATTAAAATATATACAAATCATAAAAATTTTTTTTACAATTTGATACCTTTATTTCCCAATAACAGTTGAGATAATTAATATTTTGATTTTTTGCTAAAGAATAAATTTAGATGATTTAAATAAAAAAGAGGAAGCCACAGCTTCCCCCATTGTTATTTATAAAGCAGAAACCTATTTAACTTCTAATTGGTTGGTGAAGATAAACAATTGATTAAGGTTGCTTCTTTTAACCTAATGATTCTTCTCCAAATCTTTTCCATAGAATAGGAAATAATGCTCTACATCATCTTCCTCCCAATCAAATTCTATGTAAGTTTTTTACTTTAATCCCTTTTGTACTCATCATATATATATATTATCAATGCAATCACTATCACCAGTCCTTACAACTTGAGAAAATGGAACACTTTTCAAGCACTATCGTTTTTCGGCTTCCATAATACCTGTTAAAACGCAGCAGAATCCCCTATTTTGAGGTCTGCTGCTTCTTTTTGGACAACGTCAAAAACCCCACCGAATTCACCTACCCGAAACCCGCATTCATTCGTTTCCGAGTTCAAAAATAGTCCACTAAAACCCCTGCTCTCTCCCCTTTTTTTCACCCTTTTTCTCGTGTTAGAATAAAGTTTTCTGACTCAGCAAAAACAAAGGGCTTATCCCATAAAGGATAGCCCTGTTTTTCTCACGCTTTTTTCCGAAATCTATTTTCTTAATTGATCCGAAAATCGGAAGAGTTTTTTCTGACGGGTTAGTAACTTTATTGATTAGTTACATTTTAAAACTATCTGCGGGACACACTCAACATGCGTGGATTGTATGTGGCAACACATGAGGTGCTGGTAAGTTTTCAAAGATAATGTCCGTCACTAAACTGCACAAATATTGCTCATCTTTTTCTTAACATAAATTTTAGGGAATGCTTCCGACTCTTTGTTGCCACAATGGCATCTATTATT
This genomic stretch from Neobacillus niacini harbors:
- a CDS encoding PTS lactose/cellobiose transporter subunit IIA, which gives rise to MENVNIDELTSEQINFMLILHSGNARSKVIQALREYREGRIEEADNLLVEAEKDLHVAHQIHFKMVQQEASGEKVEFALLLMHAEDHLMSTLSMKELVKELLELFKIKKL
- a CDS encoding PTS sugar transporter subunit IIB, whose protein sequence is MKRILLACSSGMSTSLLVTKMEQYAASIGEEAKIWAVGQDQARKEMANADVVLIGPQMSFLKGEFQKEANQYGIKVDVIDMMAYGLADGKKAYEQALSLM